Genomic DNA from Podospora pseudoanserina strain CBS 124.78 chromosome 4, whole genome shotgun sequence:
acctctgGGGCAAAGACGCGGCCACCTCTGGCTCCCAGTGCACCTACCTCAACGGTGCCTCCAACAACGGCATCTCGTGGTCCACAACCTGGACTTGGCAGGGCGCCCCCGACAACGTCAAGAGCTACCCTTACTCGGGCAGGCAGGTTGccaaggggaggaagatcaGCTCCATCAACAGGATGCCGACGAGCGTCACGTGGAGGTACGACAATGAGAATGTGAGGGCGAATGTGGCATATGATGTCTTCACGGCGGCGGATCCGGATCATCCTAATTACGGGGGGGATTATGAGTTGATGATTTGGTGAGTGCTTCTTCCCTGGACAGCTAATTGTTGGTGGGATCATGCTGACAAGAGGCGGGGGGCGATTGCGTAGGTTGGCGAGATATGGGAATGTTTATCCCATTGGTACCAAGGAGCGGACCGTCACCCTTGCTGGGAGGTCTTGGGACTTGTGGGTGGGGTGGAACGGGGCTATGAGGGTGTACAGCTTTGTTGTTCCCTCGGGGACGGTCAAGAGCTTTAGCGCTGATGTGAAGGAGTTCTTCCGGTATTTGGAGAGCAATTACCAGTACCCGTCCAGTCAGCAGAACTTGATTGGTGAGTCCTGCACTATCTCCACGGCGAGGGGTGATGATTGGTTTACTGACTTTTGCTTGTGTAGTGTACCAAGTCGGCACTGAGGCCTTTACTGGTGGTCCGGCGACTTTTACTGTCGATAACTTCTCTGCTGACTTGCAGTAGCGTGACAGAGACATGTTCGGGGATTGATCGATTGCCGTAATGTCTCTTGTGGTGGTCATGTTTCTGGTTGGACAATGAAGGAATTATCATGATGCAAGGACATGTAGATATTGTATCTAGGATAACATACTGTTTTATACGCACATATGGCGGGTTTATCTTGCAAATCAGAGCAGCCCATGTCAACCCAGACATACTCATAATCGTGGCCCGGCGGTGGACCAGCGATTCTTCCCATAAACAGCAAGCAGGAGAATGCCCAACAGGACCCAGATCCACCAAGGCCTTgacttcttttcctcttgcTCAGGTGCCTCACTGGCTTCCGGTCAATGTTTagtgcttgttgttgataatgatggatgatggacTCTAACCTTTCGGACTCTTTGGCGGTTGCCTGGCCTGCCTTGTGTAGCTCGTGGCTTGAGCTCTCGCACTCGCTGTTCGAGTGTTTGCCAGTGAAGTCGCCGGTTGCTGCGGTCATGGCCTGCACTGCTGGGGTGCACACTACTGAAGGGCTCGGGGCTGGTCTGCTCGCTATTGTCGTCTTTTTTCGGCTGCATCTCTCCCATCACGTACTCCATTTTATCCATCCCAAACATGATGTCCCCTTTCTCTGGCACCACAACGTTGATGGACGGTGCGCCGAACATGATCGAAGTCGTAACGTCTGGCTTCTCGATAAACACGGCGAcgcttgctgctgcggttgcTGTACCAGTAGCTGTCACCATTGCTGTACGGTGTGTGTTGGTGCCATCAGGTTGGCGCGCAGCGCTCCTCAATCGTGCATAATATCGACAGAACCTTGCAGTACGGGCACACTTGATTTGCATGGGGTAAGCACGTGAACGTCGCCGAGGCAAGACCTGCCAAGGCGAGAAGGTGATGGAGCCGCATCGTTTGCTTGTGAGTTGCGTTGTGCTGGAAGACGAGGGTCGGATGAAGTGGTTTGGGGAGCCGGagttgtttggtggtgggtgaagaCAGAGATCCGGATTTCCATTGTTTAGGTGGGCCACATCCTGCTGTGGAAAAAACGCTTTACCTTAGCAACAGCCTCGTGTGGCTTGAGGCTGTAACAGACAGCACGTTTGCTCCGCATTCTGCGAGATTGAAGTTCTGTGGCTATCTTTCAAGGTACGCGTGGCTGGCAGCTCGTGGACCGCCATTCAGacctccacaaccctctCAGGGTCGAAGCCTGGCGACATGCCTTTACTGGCAACGAAACCGTACCCCTTTTGGTTCGTACACACTCTCTTCCCATCTACCGAAAAATCACAGTTAAAATGCGTATGCCCAAACGCCCAGAGCTTCACCCTGTCACTCCTCCAACACTTCTCACGGCTCAGGTCCGTCCTAAACGCACTCGCCACTGCCTCCCATCCCTTCACACGCTCATGCTGAGCATCATTAGCCCTCCGATCCGTCGTTGGGCTGTGATGAGTGAAAATAACcaccttccttttcttcccctccttcgcgtcctccttctcaatcttcttcacctcttTATTAAGCCAGTCTTTATCTGCCTCGTGCGCTTTATTATGGTCCTTCACGGTCCACCCTTTGATCCTATAAAAGTCATTCAACTTTCTCGTCACCTCGTCCTTGTACTTGGATGCCACATAAGAGTGGAGGGTACACCCCAGCACAGtcacaacctccccttcctcacccttgATATCATATCTCGTCCTATCAAGCGGGACAAAGTCTCCCAgcttctccccttctttcctcctctgctccaCCAAAACcgacatctcctccaaaaacaaattaacctcctcccaagaGGAGGAATATGGCTCGTGATTTCCCGCAACAAAAAACACAACTTTGAACTTGCCAAGTTGGATAAGAAGGAACTTCCTCAAAGCATCGCGTTGGGTTATCAGGCCGATGTCGCCGAGCAGGGCGAGGTAAGGCGCGCGGGGTTCAACGTGGAAGGCAGAATAGCCATGCTCTGCGAATTGCTCGGCGGGTGAGACCTCCAGGTGCAAGTCGGACAGGATTTGGAATTTggccatgttgatgttgatggggggttgttgggcactggaggaggatgatgagagctGCGGTGGTTGGAAGACCTCTCTTGGCTAAAGCAGACTGCCCCGCCCCACGTGGACGGGACGCCAAGAGCTGTGCTTGCACGGTATGGCCTGTCTCCACAGGGACCTTGTCGCCGTGGAAAAGGAGGTCAtgatgttgggttggtttATCCGTTATTGCGATGTTagtgggggttgttttcaGCGGTGTATGAatgagagaggaaggaaaaTAGAAACTCTCATGGTGGGTTCAAATTCTTTTGGGTTGCGAACAAATCGATCGATCCAATGTTGGTACCTACCTGACAAGAGAGACTGTTGGCTCAACCATTACCCACTTCTCAATCAAACCGTGAAGTGCGTTACATAAAAGAGGAAAGAAGCATCTTCCATGAAACCCTGGAATTTGAATTTTCATATCAAAATTGTGATACTTGCGCCACAGAAGCCCACGGTCAAGTTCCCCACCGTAACTTCCACAATACCTTACTTCTCGTTCGGTCCCAAACGCTCACTCATCACACCCATCTCATTATCTAGGCGATTGAACCCCTCGGATCCTCACAATGGCTCGGCACTCCTGACTCAAGATTCATATCCCGGAGTCGGATTGGAACCGACCACCTATTCGTCCGTGTGTCCTATCGGAATACCACTAGCAAttacccccctttcttcagTGGGCCCCTGTCACCATTGTTATTGAAAATCGATCTAAACCTTGTATTGACTCTGGCAGGGCTTTATGGAACAAGCATGGTACTCTTTAATGGCAATTGCATCTTCCTTTGTGTTGGAGCGGGTGGTGAAAGTCTGTCGACAGTACGGGGCATGGAAGGCGAAGATGCAAAGGAGGACGTGAGACATCAATCAAGGCACATGAATGCCATGCAAGCAGACCATTTCTAGGGTATTTACCTTATCAAATAACTTAAGGTACCAGTGAACTCTTATTTTCCGAATCTGCCTGGTGAGGATGGCCGTCTCCGTGCCTGCATCGAATCAGACAATGGCGCTGTCTCAGAAAATGATGTAATGCATCACCCAAATTGATCGCTACAGCTCCCAAGCTAACGGGAGATCGGATTGACGCACAGCTTTGTCAGAGACATGTGCATCAAAGATCAAAGATCACTATTTATCACATTAAAATCCCACTCCTCCCGCGTGTCGGTCGACGGGGTCTAGCAATCACCATATCTCAACAGCTTCCTTCAGTTTGTCttcaaccaacaacatcgGAACCAATAATCATCTCTACACAAATCATGCCAAGCAGCAAAGGAAAACCCACAGACCCACAGCTTCGAGAGGAACTCAAGGAAGGTGGGTACTGGTCCAATCAATGCACCAACACTCTTAAAGAAGAAATGCTGACCATTATCCACAGAAATCAAGCAAGAACCCAATAAATCCGGCGATGGAAAGGGACAGTGGGCAGCATGGAAAGGGATGAAACTGGCTAAAGAGTACGAAAAGGCAGGCGGTGGGTATGAAAATGAGCCTGGCTCCAAAAATGAGCCCAAGTCTGGGACGCCAGTTGCGAAaagtgagaagaagaagaacgaaGAGATGGAAGAGTAATGTGCGTCTGGAGAGATATTTATTTTTCCTGCTGGCaaggccggtggtgattgaCGCAATCGGGGCCATCAGTTGTTGAGAGATAAGCGTTTACGCCATCTGCTCGTGTTCTTTGAGCACACTCGGACGACCATGTTTCAGTTACGGCTTCATTCAGCCACACAAAAGGTTACCACAACCATGTGAACCATTCATGCTCAAAAATGCTCGTGCCTTGTTACACTGTCCAGCCAAATACGGCGACAGTGGCAGTTGAACCCTCTCGGGCCCGAATCTGACAGGACTGCACACTTTGTCTTTGACAGCTGTTTTCAAGCCACCATCAAAGTATATAATCAACAATTTCCTTCCACTATCAATTTATCTTCTCGAAAAAACAGGACCGGCTATCTAGATGCAACAAATAGTCACGGCACAAACAGTGATGTCTTTTGAGTCTGCTGCCACCTAAACCCATTAGTTCCTTCTAGTACCTAGGTATGCATCTCCAACACCGCATTTCAGATACAAGaaccccccattcccattcccaactCCAAAGTCCGATCTTCCCATGCATCTCAAACCCCAATGTCCCTCCGTCACCTCCTCACGCGCCTGATcaaccatctccctcccaaccgcCGCCGTGCAAAGTGTGTTGCGAATTGGTGAGAGGGCAGGGCGGGGAAATGGATACGGTGCAAGGAAATGGGTACGGAGAGGGAAGGGCAAACATGTGatgaaaggggaggggaaatgTAGTTCCTTCGACAACATGACGCATGACATGGAAAGGTCAGGTCCAAAACTATGCTAACGGAACGCAACCACGAAGTGGTGACCGCTTTGATCCAGGATTTACGGCTCCATGGACCTTCTCTCACGCACAACGGCATTGTGGGTGTGACCACCGCACTCGGTGACGCAATAAGACAATGATGAAAACATAGCAGCTGAAGGAGGGCTTTTAACCCCCTAAGTCTGAAAGCTGGCTCTCAgtctgaagaagaagaagaagagaagagagtgATAAATGGAGAGATCGGCCTGGATTTATACACAAGATTTCTGGGACCATGGGTGGGAGATGAGTTCGGTCCCAATCTTGTCTGATGAACCGTGTCTCGAgggtggatgggaatgggaagggACGAGGTGGCAAGTGGCCTCATTGTGAACGTTGCTTCAAATTGAATGGGACAATGTTGTCCGTCAGTTGATGTCTATGAAAGGAGCCCATATTTTCAAGTGGTATCGGGGTATGAACGGTCATTAGGTCTACAAGGCCAGAGACTGGCTGCATGGATCGTCATGTGCAACTGTTTATGCATCTGTTTGGAGCTTCATTTGAAGTCTGGTCATTCTCTGTACACAGCAGCTACATATCATAATATCAAGACACTGTATAGATGCGGCTCCGAATATCTACCCGCAGACAGTCGTCATATTGAGAGTGGACCAGTGCTGTCCGCGATGTCTCGAGAGTCACTCTATACCTCAAGGTGCCATATGATGTTATGGATGTGATGAATGTATAGACATAATGCTACTTTTGATTACAACTAAGCTTCTTCTGATATTTCAGCTTTGAGTTGGCACCTTCATTGTTCGGTGATCCTTAGACCGTCGAATTCCAGAGAGCCCAAGCATGAATTTCCAGCCGACAAACTTAGATCTCAGTCTCACTCATACTACGTTTCATAGGTATTTAAGTGTCTTGTTTCTTCAGAATTGGTGTGCATGTTAAGAGAACGCACCATCTAGACAAATTCGTCCACCTCAAGATAGCTTACTACATCTGAGCTATGAGCTGTGAGCTATGAGCTATGAGCTATGAGCTGTGAGTTGTGAGCTCTGGTTGTGGAGTGGTCGCGGCAGTTGAGACCCGCTTCCGAGCAACGTCCCCGCCATTCCAAGTCGACGCCAAGGTGCCAGATGGCCTGTGCGCCGAGGCTTGGCGGGGCGGATGAGATAAGCGTGCATGGATGCAAGCCACCCTGGTACCCTTGGACCAAGCTTCCGTCCTGTTGGAGAGACAAGCCCGGCGCCTTCACCTAGCGACAAGAGTGCCGTCCGGTTGACAATGCGCAAGGGCAACCGACAGACAGCCtgacctcaccaacctcgaccgAGACACATGGAAGCGCGCCTTGCACTTTCGAATTTGCCCGGCAGATAGGGGGGAAATTCTAAAGCTCGGGGTCCAAGAAGGTACGCATCTCCAACCTATTCCTGCTGTCCCGCACGGCGAAAGCGGTTGCGTCAGGTTGCGCTGCCTGGGGGGGTTCTGGGGAAGGttcactcactcacctccagctcttttgctttgctctgctttgctttgctctCTGCTAAGCTCCCCAATCTCGAAATCAACTCAACAGCTGGCTGGCTTCTTTAGTCAATGGCATCTGGTATTTAGCTAATGATAATACTTTACGTCTTTTCAGATTACCGTCTTCTCCACGGCCCCGAAACACGACGACTCCCGTCCCGAGACCGGCCATTTGCTCTGTGTCGCCGCCGCACATCGCCGCGTTTGACAAAGCTTCGCTGTCCACCTTTTTCTCTTGAGGCTGGGACAGTTGACCTCGAGTACGTCGAATCGTGCAGTCTGCTTGCCCGCCAAATCAAGACCCAAGTCTAGCTGCAATGGACGACTCGTTGGGGCCACCCCCTGGTGCTTCCTCAGCTTTCCCTGCCTCTGGcgggggagcaggagcagcctCTCTCGGTTTCGCCGCATTCGACACCATATCGCGTGCGACATCCCCTGGAGTACCTTGTGCCGACGGCCAGGAAGATGACAAGAAAAGATACCGGCCCCGCACCTTCCAATATTTCCGGCTGCTGCCGTTCGATGTTGAGGACGACGCACACAGAGATGCTGCGCTTCAGGGTATCTTGAAGAACCTCTACATCTCTATCATGGCTGAGGACTTCTCCCCCGGCGCGCTGCACTGGACTCGCGAGCTGCAAGGGTGGCTGAATCTCAAATTCGAGATGACAAGGGAGCTTCGTGCCAAGCTTACACATCTGTATTATCACCTGGCCCTCGCCCCAGGCCTTGACAGTAATACCGCCGACAGATTTGCGAGAATGGTAGTCACGTTAACTAGGTACGTTCTATCCTCTTGTCACGATGCGGAGACCAAAGCTAATACGGCCGTGATGGTAGGAAAAAACATTACCTGAAGCCTGGTCAAGATTTGACTCTGGATTGGCGGCCGCTTTGGAAAGAGCTCAAGGCTATGGTCCTCCCTTCTGAAGTTCCACACCATCAGGGACAACGCAGACGATCTCACAAACATATCCTGAAGCTCTGCCTCCACGTCAACTCGTATTTCGACCCCAAGGAGCGCGGTGCCATATTGGAAGAGTTGCTGCCTTTCTTCAGTACATCGGCCATGAGCAATGCCTACATTGTTGTTGGAGCCCTCAACATTCTTGTTCCCACCGGGCCAGCACCGCCGACGGACCGGAACTCGCAGCCATCGGACTACGCGCCAACCTTTTTCCACCTCTGGCAGCTTATGACGCGGTCCAAGGCGTTTGACGTGTGCTTCATCGACATCTTCTCCCGCATGGCGAGAGACTATTTGGGCTGTCGGCATGTTCCATTTACAGAGCACGGCATCTTCACCCGCGAGCAATCAGATGCCATTTTCACGGCTATTTTGAGGTTAACAGAAATCCCCGTGGGTCAGGCTAATAGTCCATACTCATCACTGGACTACGCCTCAGGTCTCGGCGTGTATCtggaaaaagacaaaaagaaataccCTGTGCCATACATGATTGCGAGATGGATCACCCACTCGCTGTCACCCACGTGCCTCAACCAGGAACCATCCATCTTGACCAACCTGGAAGGCTTGATGGAGTCCATCGACACTttcttccacccctccaatCAGGGATCGTGGACTAGTTTCCTCGCGCAGCTTACGTTTTTTCTTACCGACATATTTGTCTCTCGTTGGAACCGTGAGCAGAGTGGGGAGTTGGACATTCCGGAGGATCGCCGCATCAACGATGCTCTCAAGAAGCGGTTTGTTCTTGCTTTGAAGGAAGTCACCTTTATGGGTCTTTTCGGTAAGAGCTCCAAGGTAGTGAATTACTACTATTCGACTCTTCAAGGACTGGCATACCTGGAGCCTGACTTGATCTTGCCAGGCGCGCTACAACGCTTCTACCCGAGCTTACAGGGCCTGGTGGAAGTGCACCGAACTACATCGAGTTTGTGTGGCCTTCAGATGATTGCCAACATCATGTCCAAGCACAAAGGTTATCGCTGTCACCTCACGGCTTTGTTGGCACTCGCTCTGCCCGGTATTGATGCCAACGACCTCGGGAAGACACAATACACACTGAACTTCATTCAGAGTGTCGCCTACAGCATACCATTTGTTCCGTTAGTGAAGGAGGGAGGTATCCGTgacaccaacctcgcccagaGTTGGGTGCAAGGCCAGATGGAAAGAATGGAGGCCGAGGGACAAGACGTCAAGATCAACTACAACGAGGAGTtgagtgatgaggatgaggccgaAATTCTGCGCTCTTCTACGGCGGGGTTGGGCGAGTTTGTGTTGGCACTTTTGGGCAAGGTCTTTGCACTGCTCGAGAATCTACCGGACTCGAGCCACCTACGCACCGGGTCACCTGAGGACAATGTGATCAACACGCTACCTGCCGCTCTGACGCCCCTTTTCGCCTCTTTGTCGCCCGAGCTATTCGACATGGCTCTGGAGAAACTCGCCAACTTCGTGTCCAGTCATGTTGTTCACCAAGCGCGGGATGCCATGGCCTGGATTTGCAATGCGCTCTGCAAGGTCAGCGCCGAAAAGACTTTGAAGGTGTTCATCCCAATGTTGATCGTCAACATTCGCAACGAGATTGACTACAACGGCGCTGCTTCTGACCGGAGTAGCGGGACTGAGGTCCTCCCCCGCGACCGGGCTCTCGTCTGGCATGTCAGCATGCTTTCAATGTGCGTTGTGCAtgtcggcggcgaggtgCTGAAGTACAAGGACGATCTCTTTGGCATTGCAGAGTACATGCAGGAAAAGTGCCGTGGGCTCCCCACGATACACATTTCCAACTACATTCATCATCTGCTGCTCAACCTGACCCACACCTACCCCATCGACAATGCGCTTTATGAACCTGATCGCGTTGCCCACGGCTTGGATGTCGAAGATTGGGGCAGGCCAACCAAACCCTCGGAGCTTACCATCAGGTGGCATCGGCCTTCTCACGATGAGATCTTGTTCGCCGTTGAGTTGTTCGAGAGTCAAACACGAAGCGCGGCGCAACGGCTCGAGCAGCTCATGAGCGATGACCCCCCTGTCAGCAGAAAGGGAAAGAACAAGGAATGGTCCGACGAGCTATCCCGAAGCCTGACTGCTCTTAGGCTGATCATATCAGGCGTTTCGACCCTGTTTGATCCACAAAGGGCCTCTGGCGAGACCAGCACCCAGTCTAACGGCAATGGGACCGCAGAGGCTGATGGGGACGCCAtgatggaggaagatgacgatcCCCTTGCCGAGGTTGcggacgacgaggagctcaagaggCAATTCCATTATCCCGCTGGGTATATTTTGAAGCCCGAGGATCCCATCTACAACCGCATCCACGAACTACGCGAAGATGTTGGGAGGCTGCTCTCCCGGACACACTATTTTCTGAACGCCAACCAGCAGGATGATGTTGCATGCTTCACGTCCCTCTACGCAACCTATAGAACATGGATCACCGACGTTGGGATCGAAAGATCAGCACATCCGCTGGAGCGGCTCGTGCGCTTGTACAAGGCCGATATCTCACCTTTCAAGATCAGCGGTCTGCGCAAAGTGTATCCTCGACCGCTCCTTATCAAGCGTGCGGATGCCTATCAGTTGCAGCGTGTCAAGTACAACTCGGCCTACCGCAAGAAGAGCGAGCTTGACAAGCAACTGCTGCTTGATCTTGCCGAGTCTTGCACATCGTCGTATGCGGATGTTCGAAGAGTGGCCCAAGGTGCCCAGGACTCGTCCCTCAAAGTCTTGATTGGCGGTCGACCCTTGGTCATCCCCGTCATCATGGCGCGACTTCGCAAGGCCCTTGACGAAAACGATCACGACCGGATCAAGGGTGCCATGTACACACTCTTGTTTACCACGCTTCTCAAGACACTGATGCGGGACTGGAGGTTTGCCCCGGATCTTATGCGCATGTACATCGAAACAGCTGCCGTCGACAAGACCTCTATTCAGAACCTGGGGTCCACTGCACTCTACCCTCTGCTTGACTTTGGTAAGCCGTTTGAGCGTTTGATCATATTCGACCGCGAGGTTGTGCAGACCATTCGGCCACAGGAGGATTGTTCAGCAGTCATCAAGCGACGCCACGACTTCATTACAGAGCGTCGCACCAAGGTggaagggaagaaggaagccCTGGGATTGGAGCTCACGGAAAAGGCCAAGACCACCCACTGGAAGATTGCGAGCCGGTGTGCCATCTTTGCGCTCAACTGCTGCCTCCGCTTCGAGACGCTGGCCACCCGGGAGCTGATCGAGCTTGTCGCCAATGGTACCAACGACCCTCATCCAGGGTTGCGCTCCAACTACCTGTCAGCCTTCTCGGCTATCTTTACCGCCATCGATATCCGAGCAGTTTACAGCCACGAGTATCGCAACTATTTGATCGAGGAGGAGCACGAGGAAAACAGATATCAGATCCCCGTGCCGACAGATGACCCCAACCTGACAGACAACTTTCTCTCCCAATTTGAGAAGTTTGATGGCACCGATTACTTTGTCGACTGTGACTATCCTGGTTGGCTGGTTTGGGGAAAGCAGTTCCCTGTGTCGCGTGCCAACCCCAAGCCGTTCTTGGCCTatgatgaggtggaggaccGTGTGCGCGTTCAGATCGGCCAGATTATCACCAGGGACTGGTTCAAGAAGTGCTTCGAGTATCTCAAGCAAGAGCCCAGGGATGCTGGTGTAGATCGGTTCAGGATGCAAAATCTGCTACTGCTCATGAATGTGTTTGACCTGATGCACTACGGCAAGACGGCAGCGACATTCGATGACATTGTGGAGCTGGTGAAGGACGTGTATGGTGATGGCACCGATAAGCACCAACACCGCGCTACGGCTGAAATTCTCGGGGCTTTGCTGTCGGGCAGCGCTGATGATCCTCGTGAATTTCGGGACCGGGTTTGGAACTTTGCCGCCCCCCTCATGCTCAAGATCATCGCTGATGACTTGACGCCCGATAACCTCCAGTACTGGATGACCTGTCTTCACATAATTATTGACGGCAAGGATCCACGACGATGCAGGGAGCTGACAGAAGCGCTGTCTTCCTTCCGACTCGACAAGAACTCCAATGCAGCCTTCAAGGAGTCGAGTAAGGTTCAGCTTGTCGAGTTCATCATCAATGATGCTGGCTGGCACTTCAGGCATGAGAAGCCCATCTTGGAGGACTTTTTGGCACACATTGACCACCCGTACAAGTCTGTGCGAGAGTCCATTGGCCGTGTCATCGCGACCATCTACCGCACACGGTACCACGAGTCGTTCA
This window encodes:
- a CDS encoding hypothetical protein (EggNog:ENOG503P0RS; COG:S) is translated as MAKFQILSDLHLEVSPAEQFAEHGYSAFHVEPRAPYLALLGDIGLITQRDALRKFLLIQLGKFKVVFFVAGNHEPYSSSWEEVNLFLEEMSVLVEQRRKEGEKLGDFVPLDRTRYDIKGEEGEVVTVLGCTLHSYVASKYKDEVTRKLNDFYRIKGWTVKDHNKAHEADKDWLNKEVKKIEKEDAKEGKKRKVVIFTHHSPTTDRRANDAQHERVKGWEAVASAFRTDLSREKCWRSDRVKLWAFGHTHFNCDFSVDGKRVCTNQKGYGFVASKGMSPGFDPERVVEV
- the BLM3 gene encoding Proteasome activator BLM10 (EggNog:ENOG503NWBP; COG:S), with the translated sequence MDDSLGPPPGASSAFPASGGGAGAASLGFAAFDTISRATSPGVPCADGQEDDKKRYRPRTFQYFRLLPFDVEDDAHRDAALQGILKNLYISIMAEDFSPGALHWTRELQGWLNLKFEMTRELRAKLTHLYYHLALAPGLDSNTADRFARMVVTLTRKKHYLKPGQDLTLDWRPLWKELKAMVLPSEVPHHQGQRRRSHKHILKLCLHVNSYFDPKERGAILEELLPFFSTSAMSNAYIVVGALNILVPTGPAPPTDRNSQPSDYAPTFFHLWQLMTRSKAFDVCFIDIFSRMARDYLGCRHVPFTEHGIFTREQSDAIFTAILRLTEIPVGQANSPYSSLDYASGLGVYLEKDKKKYPVPYMIARWITHSLSPTCLNQEPSILTNLEGLMESIDTFFHPSNQGSWTSFLAQLTFFLTDIFVSRWNREQSGELDIPEDRRINDALKKRFVLALKEVTFMGLFGKSSKVVNYYYSTLQGLAYLEPDLILPGALQRFYPSLQGLVEVHRTTSSLCGLQMIANIMSKHKGYRCHLTALLALALPGIDANDLGKTQYTLNFIQSVAYSIPFVPLVKEGGIRDTNLAQSWVQGQMERMEAEGQDVKINYNEELSDEDEAEILRSSTAGLGEFVLALLGKVFALLENLPDSSHLRTGSPEDNVINTLPAALTPLFASLSPELFDMALEKLANFVSSHVVHQARDAMAWICNALCKVSAEKTLKVFIPMLIVNIRNEIDYNGAASDRSSGTEVLPRDRALVWHVSMLSMCVVHVGGEVLKYKDDLFGIAEYMQEKCRGLPTIHISNYIHHLLLNLTHTYPIDNALYEPDRVAHGLDVEDWGRPTKPSELTIRWHRPSHDEILFAVELFESQTRSAAQRLEQLMSDDPPVSRKGKNKEWSDELSRSLTALRLIISGVSTLFDPQRASGETSTQSNGNGTAEADGDAMMEEDDDPLAEVADDEELKRQFHYPAGYILKPEDPIYNRIHELREDVGRLLSRTHYFLNANQQDDVACFTSLYATYRTWITDVGIERSAHPLERLVRLYKADISPFKISGLRKVYPRPLLIKRADAYQLQRVKYNSAYRKKSELDKQLLLDLAESCTSSYADVRRVAQGAQDSSLKVLIGGRPLVIPVIMARLRKALDENDHDRIKGAMYTLLFTTLLKTLMRDWRFAPDLMRMYIETAAVDKTSIQNLGSTALYPLLDFGKPFERLIIFDREVVQTIRPQEDCSAVIKRRHDFITERRTKVEGKKEALGLELTEKAKTTHWKIASRCAIFALNCCLRFETLATRELIELVANGTNDPHPGLRSNYLSAFSAIFTAIDIRAVYSHEYRNYLIEEEHEENRYQIPVPTDDPNLTDNFLSQFEKFDGTDYFVDCDYPGWLVWGKQFPVSRANPKPFLAYDEVEDRVRVQIGQIITRDWFKKCFEYLKQEPRDAGVDRFRMQNLLLLMNVFDLMHYGKTAATFDDIVELVKDVYGDGTDKHQHRATAEILGALLSGSADDPREFRDRVWNFAAPLMLKIIADDLTPDNLQYWMTCLHIIIDGKDPRRCRELTEALSSFRLDKNSNAAFKESSKVQLVEFIINDAGWHFRHEKPILEDFLAHIDHPYKSVRESIGRVIATIYRTRYHESFKNVTELLEKNKAASSIGLRAYQPTEEFSATIKDVFARLEKWRHERTAGQQTPSSYTSGSKTVLIWLDSMLSSQECIQLVPFFPDPFIDQLLHMMDVKEDPELMKLAYHVYRHLPNIPFRSGEDDAFIAALIRVGKTAVSWHQRLRALVNMQVVYFRRLFLTQPAQRQMLFDAVGDMLSDPQLEVRDCASATLAGMIRCSPAPIRSPIIIQLKDRFELELQLNPMPKKKTKVPGTDTPVDTQKQIVRRHAAVLGLGALVEAFPYATPVPKWMPEVLAHLATRAANDPGVVGKATKAILAEFKKTRQDSWSVDQKYFTPEQLEDLEGVLWKSYFA
- a CDS encoding hypothetical protein (EggNog:ENOG503P5UZ), translating into MPSSKGKPTDPQLREELKEEIKQEPNKSGDGKGQWAAWKGMKLAKEYEKAGGGYENEPGSKNEPKSGTPVAKSEKKKNEEMEE
- a CDS encoding hypothetical protein (COG:G; CAZy:GH12; EggNog:ENOG503P1TV), with the protein product MKVSTLLFAAASMAQASSLIPRQRASLCELYAYWSGNGYELLNNLWGKDAATSGSQCTYLNGASNNGISWSTTWTWQGAPDNVKSYPYSGRQVAKGRKISSINRMPTSVTWRYDNENVRANVAYDVFTAADPDHPNYGGDYELMIWLARYGNVYPIGTKERTVTLAGRSWDLWVGWNGAMRVYSFVVPSGTVKSFSADVKEFFRYLESNYQYPSSQQNLIVYQVGTEAFTGGPATFTVDNFSADLQ